A single region of the bacterium genome encodes:
- a CDS encoding N-6 DNA methylase: protein MQEQAKEKIKALVEKYEKIKSSGKLKSYTEEETKKDLILPLLEALGWNVFDKNEVSAEEHIISSGRVDYGIYLNGRAKFYLEAKKLSADLQREDFANQSIRYSWNKGVTWAVLTDFESFKVFNAQEIDKSLADKLLFEIPYTQYLERFDEQLSLLSKEAFEKGLIDKYAEEHGKKLQKISVSALLYKDLQKARDILTKSLAAWNEKVPKDLLDEGVQKLLDRLIFLRVAEDRGVEPPTLIPMIRQWQARSKQERIYKSMIEKFREFDKIYNSNLFSPHPFEEWEEYDDSTEKVINILYGKKGYYEYDFSAMPADVLGSVYENYLGYRLSQSKKGMTVDKDAKKRKEQGIYYTPTFVVDYIVKNALGPVLAECKSITDLKKIKVLDPACGSGSFLVKALEAINDKYKDFGADGGVYTKLQILTENIYGVDLDEQAVEIARLNLLINALDSKIKLPSLAKNIKNGNSLISDTDEELKKYFGKNFRDKKPFNWQEEFPEVFAQGGFDVIIGNPPYIFARGGNFDENEKKYYYDNFKLQQYQLNTFLLFIEQGYNLLKQNGEFGFIVPNNWLTINSFSKLREFLLKNVADLKIINAIETVFDQASVDTGLLLFQKSKPTEIQLGELKEGNMLDLTTYKPENFYQNDFIINISKSKNVNDNNILSKFEKCVQLNEIAIVKSGLKAYEVGKGIPAQTKQMKDDRVYHSKTKIDQNYFPYLEGKNVQRFKINWSGWYLKYGKCLAASREEKLFKSERILVRQIPSPFPSCINGVFTNKDYLNDINSMIIYASTKEYNLKYILGVINSRLISYWFVKTFDKFQRKIFPQFKVNELAKFPIYPANRKQQMTVVNLVNKMLAFNEELLEAPKNSNKWNSIKEEIEKTDRKIDKEVYELYGLREEEIRIVENI from the coding sequence ATGCAAGAACAAGCGAAAGAAAAAATAAAAGCGCTGGTGGAAAAATACGAGAAAATCAAGAGTTCGGGGAAATTAAAATCATATACCGAAGAAGAAACCAAGAAAGATCTAATCCTTCCTCTTTTGGAAGCGCTGGGCTGGAATGTTTTCGACAAAAACGAAGTTTCAGCCGAAGAACATATCATTTCTTCTGGCAGGGTTGATTACGGGATCTATCTTAACGGCAGGGCTAAATTTTATCTGGAAGCAAAAAAGCTTAGCGCGGATTTGCAGCGAGAGGATTTTGCCAACCAATCAATTCGCTATTCGTGGAACAAAGGCGTGACTTGGGCCGTTTTGACCGATTTTGAAAGTTTTAAAGTATTCAATGCTCAAGAAATTGATAAATCGCTGGCGGATAAATTGCTTTTTGAAATCCCTTATACCCAATATCTTGAACGTTTTGACGAACAATTAAGCCTTCTTTCCAAAGAAGCGTTTGAAAAAGGCCTGATTGATAAATACGCCGAGGAACACGGCAAAAAACTGCAAAAAATATCCGTAAGCGCGCTTTTATACAAAGATTTGCAAAAAGCCAGAGATATTCTTACTAAAAGTCTGGCGGCGTGGAATGAAAAAGTTCCCAAAGACCTGCTTGACGAAGGCGTGCAAAAATTGCTTGATCGCCTTATATTTCTTAGAGTAGCCGAAGATCGCGGCGTTGAGCCGCCGACATTGATTCCGATGATTAGGCAGTGGCAGGCCAGAAGCAAACAAGAACGCATTTACAAATCAATGATTGAGAAATTTCGGGAATTCGATAAGATTTATAATTCCAATTTATTCTCGCCGCATCCTTTTGAAGAGTGGGAAGAATACGACGACTCGACTGAAAAGGTGATTAATATTCTCTATGGTAAAAAAGGATATTATGAATACGATTTCAGCGCGATGCCGGCCGATGTGTTGGGTAGCGTTTACGAGAATTATCTGGGCTATCGGCTTTCACAGTCCAAAAAAGGAATGACTGTTGATAAGGATGCCAAAAAGCGCAAAGAGCAAGGTATTTATTACACGCCGACTTTTGTGGTTGATTATATTGTCAAAAACGCTTTGGGTCCGGTTTTGGCTGAATGTAAAAGCATCACCGATCTTAAAAAAATCAAGGTTCTTGATCCGGCTTGCGGTTCGGGCTCGTTTCTTGTCAAGGCTTTGGAAGCGATAAATGATAAATATAAGGATTTCGGCGCTGACGGCGGGGTTTATACCAAGCTTCAGATTTTAACCGAAAATATCTACGGGGTTGATCTTGACGAACAGGCGGTGGAAATCGCCAGATTGAATTTGTTGATTAACGCTTTGGATAGCAAGATTAAACTGCCGTCGCTCGCGAAAAATATTAAAAATGGTAATTCACTGATCTCCGACACCGACGAAGAATTAAAAAAATATTTTGGCAAAAATTTCAGGGACAAAAAGCCATTTAATTGGCAGGAAGAATTTCCAGAAGTTTTCGCGCAAGGCGGTTTTGATGTGATTATTGGCAATCCGCCGTATATTTTTGCTCGTGGCGGTAATTTTGATGAAAATGAAAAGAAATATTATTATGATAACTTTAAATTGCAGCAGTATCAACTAAATACTTTTTTGCTTTTTATAGAGCAAGGTTATAATTTATTAAAACAAAACGGCGAGTTTGGTTTTATTGTTCCCAATAATTGGTTGACTATAAATTCATTTTCAAAACTGAGAGAATTTTTGCTAAAAAATGTTGCTGATTTAAAAATTATTAACGCTATCGAAACTGTTTTTGATCAAGCTAGTGTGGATACAGGCCTTTTGTTATTTCAAAAATCAAAACCGACAGAAATTCAACTTGGGGAATTGAAAGAGGGTAATATGCTCGATTTAACTACCTATAAACCAGAAAATTTCTATCAAAATGATTTTATTATTAATATTTCAAAATCTAAGAATGTTAACGATAACAATATTTTGAGTAAATTTGAAAAATGTGTTCAACTTAATGAAATTGCGATTGTAAAATCTGGGCTAAAAGCATACGAAGTCGGAAAAGGTATTCCTGCTCAAACTAAACAAATGAAGGATGATAGAGTTTATCATTCAAAAACAAAAATTGATCAAAATTATTTTCCCTACTTAGAAGGTAAAAATGTTCAAAGGTTTAAAATAAACTGGAGTGGTTGGTATTTGAAATACGGAAAATGCCTTGCTGCCTCCCGAGAAGAAAAGTTATTTAAAAGTGAAAGAATTTTAGTTAGGCAAATTCCGTCTCCTTTTCCTAGTTGTATAAACGGTGTATTTACCAATAAAGATTATTTAAACGATATAAACAGCATGATAATTTATGCTTCTACTAAAGAGTATAATCTTAAATATATTTTAGGGGTTATAAACTCTAGATTAATTTCTTATTGGTTTGTAAAGACTTTTGATAAATTTCAGAGAAAGATATTTCCGCAATTTAAGGTTAATGAGCTTGCAAAATTTCCTATTTATCCAGCCAACAGGAAGCAACAGATGACTGTTGTAAATTTAGTTAATAAAATGCTTGCGTTTAACGAGGAGCTTTTAGAAGCTCCCAAAAATTCCAATAAATGGAATTCGATAAAAGAGGAAATTGAGAAGACGGATAGAAAAATAGACAAGGAAGTTTATGAGCTTTATGGATTGAGGGAGGAGGAAATTAGGATCGTGGAAAATATATGA
- a CDS encoding tRNA uridine(34) 5-carboxymethylaminomethyl modification radical SAM/GNAT enzyme Elp3, whose product MTINQQLIRLIIKNNVNNPDALSVLKRKFGKKYLKTPTNIILLKEYNTMIKSGALKPSLSRQEEIKNLLRTRKVRSQSGVAVVAVLTKDFGCPGNCLYCPTEKGMPKSYLSNEPAVMRAIANDFDPYRQVQTRLEGLENSGHPTDKIELIIIGGTFSSIPDKYRYEFIKRCYQAANTFATNPKSQIPNPKQIKNSKTQTLKQIKKINEKSKHRLVGITIETRPDYINEKEVLKLRELGVTRVELGVQSIYDDVLKLNKRGHNISQTIQATKLLKDAGLKINYHMMPNLPGSSISRDKKMFREIFSNKNFQPDILKIYPTVVVKNSELYQWWKRGKYKPYSDKQLLNLLIDIKKDIPPYVRIMRLVRDIPSQSIIAGSKISNLRQIIEQKTRQDILHCRCIRCREIKDKTFAPKNLKLKRMDYPASGGKEIFLSFEDTKQDKLFALLRLRIPSKVLSRKKPPFAKASEGKHFIPALQNAAIIREVHTYGQLVPIAEKGTRNAQHIGLGKQLIAEAERIVREEFGIKKIAVISGIGVRDYYRKLSYRLKDEYMVKNL is encoded by the coding sequence ATGACAATTAACCAACAGCTTATTAGATTAATCATTAAAAACAACGTCAATAATCCTGACGCTCTTTCCGTTTTGAAGCGGAAATTCGGCAAAAAATACCTTAAAACGCCTACAAATATTATACTCCTTAAAGAGTATAATACAATGATAAAAAGCGGCGCGCTTAAGCCCTCTTTGAGCCGCCAAGAAGAGATAAAAAACCTCCTCCGCACTCGAAAAGTGCGCTCCCAATCCGGCGTAGCAGTAGTAGCGGTGCTGACCAAAGACTTCGGCTGTCCGGGCAATTGCCTTTATTGCCCCACAGAAAAAGGCATGCCCAAAAGCTATCTTTCCAACGAACCGGCGGTAATGCGGGCAATTGCCAACGACTTTGATCCATACCGGCAAGTCCAAACGCGCCTTGAGGGACTGGAAAATTCCGGCCACCCTACAGACAAGATAGAATTAATTATTATTGGAGGGACTTTTAGTTCCATACCGGATAAGTATAGATACGAATTTATTAAAAGATGCTACCAAGCGGCAAATACTTTTGCCACAAATCCCAAATCCCAAATCCCAAATCCCAAACAAATCAAAAATTCCAAAACACAAACTTTAAAACAAATTAAAAAAATAAACGAGAAATCTAAACATCGTCTTGTCGGTATTACTATTGAGACCCGGCCAGACTATATTAATGAAAAAGAAGTTTTGAAACTGCGCGAACTCGGCGTAACTCGGGTAGAGCTCGGCGTACAAAGCATTTATGACGATGTCTTAAAATTAAATAAACGCGGACACAATATTTCCCAAACCATTCAAGCTACAAAACTTCTGAAAGACGCCGGGCTAAAGATCAATTACCATATGATGCCGAATCTTCCCGGATCCAGCATAAGCCGCGATAAAAAAATGTTTCGAGAGATTTTCAGCAACAAAAACTTCCAGCCGGATATTTTAAAAATTTATCCGACCGTAGTGGTAAAAAATTCCGAGCTTTATCAATGGTGGAAACGAGGTAAATACAAGCCATACTCCGACAAGCAACTGCTGAATCTTTTGATTGATATAAAAAAAGATATTCCGCCCTATGTCCGAATTATGCGCCTTGTGCGCGATATCCCTTCGCAAAGCATTATCGCCGGAAGTAAGATTTCCAACCTGCGCCAAATAATCGAGCAAAAAACTCGCCAAGATATTCTGCATTGCCGATGCATCCGCTGCCGCGAGATCAAAGATAAAACATTCGCGCCTAAAAATCTAAAATTAAAAAGAATGGATTATCCGGCATCGGGCGGAAAAGAAATTTTCTTATCTTTTGAGGACACCAAACAAGATAAACTATTCGCGCTTTTGCGCCTGAGAATACCTTCGAAAGTATTATCACGCAAAAAGCCCCCCTTCGCCAAGGCTTCGGAGGGTAAACATTTTATTCCAGCATTGCAAAACGCGGCAATTATCCGAGAAGTGCATACTTACGGCCAACTTGTGCCAATCGCGGAAAAAGGCACAAGGAACGCTCAACATATCGGATTGGGCAAACAATTGATCGCCGAAGCCGAACGGATCGTGCGCGAAGAATTTGGCATAAAAAAAATCGCGGTCATCTCCGGAATTGGAGTGCGCGATTATTACAGAAAATTGAGTTATAGACTAAAAGATGAATATATGGTAAAAAATCTATAA
- a CDS encoding class I SAM-dependent methyltransferase → MDIQYAKFLMEKTKRDYDEIAEEFSATRKSMWPELGDLDKYAEEGDSVLDIGCGNGKLFGFLAEKRKNFSYVGLDISENLINIAKQNFKAENAEFKVFDGIEIPYAENSFDIIYCLATLPHLPGREMQINFLENVRKIAKPGAKLIITCWNLWQFKFIKYQAKMIVNCITDKILGKDEYDWGDLYIPWKKRGVPPIFRFYHAFTLAELNSILKKAGWEVEEIGYKNRNGKKNFNLFAVARKPI, encoded by the coding sequence ATGGATATTCAATACGCAAAATTTTTAATGGAAAAAACCAAGCGAGATTACGATGAAATTGCCGAGGAATTTTCGGCTACTCGGAAGTCTATGTGGCCGGAGCTCGGGGATTTGGATAAATACGCGGAAGAAGGCGATAGTGTTCTTGACATCGGCTGCGGAAACGGCAAACTTTTCGGATTTTTGGCGGAGAAAAGAAAAAATTTTTCGTATGTCGGTTTGGATATTTCGGAAAATCTTATAAATATTGCGAAACAGAATTTTAAAGCGGAAAATGCCGAATTTAAGGTTTTTGACGGAATCGAAATTCCATATGCTGAAAATAGCTTTGATATTATTTATTGTCTCGCCACATTGCCTCATCTTCCTGGCCGCGAAATGCAGATAAACTTCTTGGAAAATGTCCGAAAAATTGCGAAACCCGGGGCAAAACTGATCATAACTTGCTGGAATCTTTGGCAGTTTAAGTTTATCAAATATCAAGCAAAAATGATAGTTAATTGTATCACAGATAAGATTTTAGGCAAGGATGAGTATGATTGGGGTGATTTGTATATTCCTTGGAAAAAACGCGGAGTTCCGCCGATTTTTCGCTTTTATCATGCTTTTACACTTGCTGAATTAAATAGTATTTTGAAAAAAGCGGGATGGGAAGTGGAAGAAATCGGTTATAAAAATCGCAACGGGAAGAAAAATTTCAATCTTTTCGCAGTGGCAAGAAAACCGATATAG